A single region of the Micropterus dolomieu isolate WLL.071019.BEF.003 ecotype Adirondacks linkage group LG02, ASM2129224v1, whole genome shotgun sequence genome encodes:
- the LOC123956494 gene encoding hydroxyacylglutathione hydrolase-like protein isoform X2, translating to MKVKVISILEDNYMYLVIEERSKQAVAVDPAVPHRLLEIVKREGLSLTAVLTTHHHWDHARGNEALLKEVPGLNVFGGDDRIGGLTDKVTNAQELKFNSINVRCLFTPCHTSGHMCYFVWEDECTDAPAVFTGDTLFIGGCGRFLEGTAEQMYHNLTQVLGSLPQDTARDDDDKPTVPSTLMEEFDYNPFLRLSEKGVQKFTGKTDPIEVLRVLRKEKDKFKKPKERLPPHAMLALEWGLLRPSLNS from the exons ATGAAGGTTAAGGTGATCTCCATCCTGGAGGACAACTACATGTACCTGGTGATTGAGGAGCGGAGTAAGCAGGCCGTAGCTGTGGACCCTGCTGTACCACACCGG ctgCTAGAAATAGTGAAGCGAGAGGGCTTGTCCCTGACGGCTGTTCTCACCACACACCATCACTG GGACCATGCTCGAGGCAATGAGGCTCTGCTGAAGGAGGTTCCTGGGCTGAATGTGTTCGGGGGAGATGATCGGATCGGGGGTCTGACGGATAAAGTCACCAATGCCCAGGAGCTCAAG TTTAACTCCATCAATGTGAGGTGTCTGTTTACTCCCTGCCATACCTCTGGTCACATGTGCTACTTTGTTTGGGAGGATGAGTGCACTGACGCCCCTGCTGTGTTCACAG GGGATACGTTGTTTATTGGTGGATGTGGGCGGTTTCTTGAGGGTACAGCAGAACAGATGTACCACAATCTCACTCAGGTGCTCGGCTCCCTACCTCAAGACACG GCAagagatgatgatgacaaaCCCACAGTGCCATCTACCCTAATGGAAGAGTTTGACTACAACCCTTTTCTTCGCCTCTC GGAGAAAGGAGTACAAAAGTTCACAGGGAAGACGGACCCCATAGAGGTGCTGAGGGTCCTGCGGAAGGAGAAGGACAAATTTAAGAAGCCCAAGGAGAGACTTCCTCCTCATGCCATGTTGGCTTTGGAATGGGGGCTTCTCAGACCCAGTTTGAACAGCTGA
- the LOC123956494 gene encoding hydroxyacylglutathione hydrolase-like protein isoform X1 — MKVKVISILEDNYMYLVIEERSKQAVAVDPAVPHRLLEIVKREGLSLTAVLTTHHHWDHARGNEALLKEVPGLNVFGGDDRIGGLTDKVTNAQELKFNSINVRCLFTPCHTSGHMCYFVWEDECTDAPAVFTGDTLFIGGCGRFLEGTAEQMYHNLTQVLGSLPQDTKVFCGHEYTIKNLKFAMLVEPENEKVKEMLSWARARDDDDKPTVPSTLMEEFDYNPFLRLSEKGVQKFTGKTDPIEVLRVLRKEKDKFKKPKERLPPHAMLALEWGLLRPSLNS; from the exons ATGAAGGTTAAGGTGATCTCCATCCTGGAGGACAACTACATGTACCTGGTGATTGAGGAGCGGAGTAAGCAGGCCGTAGCTGTGGACCCTGCTGTACCACACCGG ctgCTAGAAATAGTGAAGCGAGAGGGCTTGTCCCTGACGGCTGTTCTCACCACACACCATCACTG GGACCATGCTCGAGGCAATGAGGCTCTGCTGAAGGAGGTTCCTGGGCTGAATGTGTTCGGGGGAGATGATCGGATCGGGGGTCTGACGGATAAAGTCACCAATGCCCAGGAGCTCAAG TTTAACTCCATCAATGTGAGGTGTCTGTTTACTCCCTGCCATACCTCTGGTCACATGTGCTACTTTGTTTGGGAGGATGAGTGCACTGACGCCCCTGCTGTGTTCACAG GGGATACGTTGTTTATTGGTGGATGTGGGCGGTTTCTTGAGGGTACAGCAGAACAGATGTACCACAATCTCACTCAGGTGCTCGGCTCCCTACCTCAAGACACG AAGGTGTTCTGTGGACATGAGTATACCATTAAGAACCTGAAGTTTGCCATGCTGGTGGAGCCAGAGAACGAAAAGGTTAAAGAGATGCTGAGCTGGGCCAGG GCAagagatgatgatgacaaaCCCACAGTGCCATCTACCCTAATGGAAGAGTTTGACTACAACCCTTTTCTTCGCCTCTC GGAGAAAGGAGTACAAAAGTTCACAGGGAAGACGGACCCCATAGAGGTGCTGAGGGTCCTGCGGAAGGAGAAGGACAAATTTAAGAAGCCCAAGGAGAGACTTCCTCCTCATGCCATGTTGGCTTTGGAATGGGGGCTTCTCAGACCCAGTTTGAACAGCTGA
- the narfl gene encoding cytosolic Fe-S cluster assembly factor narfl → MASHFSGVLQLTDLDDFITPSQECVKPVKVEKKQGKSVAKIQIEDDGSYVQVNQDGGKQKLEKAKITLNDCLACSGCITSAESVLITQQSHEELFKVLRNNKASATEQKVVVVSVSPQSRASLAAHYDLSSSEAGRRLTSFLKGLGVHHVFDTSFSRTFSLLESQREFMERFQRKEQDSKGLPMLTSACPGWICYAEKTHGEFILPYISTTRSPQQMMGSLVKGYFAEQQGISPQQIYHVAVMPCFDKKLEASRSDFYLNNAETREVDCVITSGEVQKMLEEKNVSLNDVEPAPLDTMFSSVSGDEFLSHAGSGSGGYLHHVFTYAAKKLFGEEVKELTYKTLRNKDFKEVTLEKDGVVLLCFASTYGFRNIQNLVQKLKRGKSPYHFVEVMACPSGCLNGGGQVKPLTGQNQKELLQKVEELYKAERPLTPEDDTRVAELYQSWLHSVGEERAKELLHTQYHTVEKMTTGLTMKW, encoded by the exons ATGGCTTCTCACTTCAGCGGTGTGCTGCAGTTGACAGACCTCGATGATTTTATCACCCCCTCTCAG GAATGTGTCAAACCTGTCAAAGTAGAGAAGAAACAAGGTAAATCTGTGGCCAAAATTCAAATAGAAGATGATGGCAGTTATGTGCAAGTCAACCAG GATGGTGGGAAGCAGAAGCTGGAGAAAGCAAAGATCACACTGAATGACTGTTTGGCCTGCAGTGGCTGTATCACCTCTGCTGAGAGTGTCCTCATCACGCAGCAGAGCCATGAAGAGCTGTTTAAAGTGCTGCGCAACAACAAG GCCAGTGCGACAGAGCagaaggtggtggtggtgtcgGTGTCACCGCAGTCCAGAGCCTCCCTCGCAGCACACTATGACCTCAGCAGTAGTGAGGCAGGCAGAAGGCTTACTTCTTTCCTCAAAGGCCTTG GGGTTCATCATGTGTTTGATACAAGCTTCAGTCGGACCTTCAGCCTGCTGGAGAGCCAGAGAGAATTTATGGAGCGTTTCCAGAGAAAGGAGCAGGACAGCAAGGGTCTTCCCATGCTGACATCAGCCTGTCCAG gTTGGATTTGCTATGCAGAGAAGACCCATGGAGAGTTTATTCTTCCATACATTAGTACCACTCGCTCCCCCCAGCAGATGATGGGTTCTCTGGTTAAAGGCTATTTTGCTGAACAACAG gGGATAAGTCCACAACAGATCTACCATGTGGCAGTAATGCCTTGCTTTGACAAGAAACTTGAGGCCTCGAGGTCAGACTTCTACCTGAACAATGCTGAGACTCGAGAGGTGGACTGTGTCATCACCTCCG GAGAGGTTCAGAAAATGCTGGAGGAGAAAAATGTGTCTCTAAATGATGTGGAACCTGCACCCCTTGATACAAT GTTCAGCAGTGTGAGTGGGGATGAGTTTCTGAGCCATGCTGGGAGCGGGTCAGGGGGTTACCTCCATCATGTCTTCACATATGCTGCCAAGAAGTTGTTtggggaggaggtgaaggagctCACCTACAAGACCCTTAG GAATAAAGACTTCAAGGAAGTGACTTTAGAGAAAGATGGAGTAGTCCTGTTGTGCTTTGCTTCTACATATGGCTTTCGCAACATCCAGAACCTGGTTCAGAAACTCAAGAGGGGGAAGTCGCCTTACCACTTTGTGGAAGTTATGGCCTGTCCATCAG GCTGTCTAAATGGTGGTGGACAGGTGAAGCCCTTAACTGGTCAGAACCAAAAGGAGCTCCTCCAGAAGGTTGAGGAGCTCTACAAGGCAGAGCGCCCCCTAACGCCAGAAGATGACACCCGCGTGGCCGAGCTATACCAGTCCTGGCTACACAGTGTAGGGGAGGAGAGAGCCAAagagctgctgcacacacagtaCCACACTGTGGAGAAGATGACCACCGGACTCACTATGAAGTGGTGA
- the e4f1 gene encoding transcription factor E4F1, translating into MNVENNHTAETESGQTKNGNETITIQTTLGDEDEDVHKCGRCQTEFSTLEAFIQHKLHQNCKRVEAREASSQDASQKVTETNGSFSSEVKTAEGASSDEPVKTSNDENSSLLGRGRRKKIVSLKVTDHSDGTEGSISDNADSDKHAYKVNQEGRYICQLCEKTFKTTNILRTHMKTHSDQKNFSCDLCGTSFRTKGSLIRHNRRHTDERPYRCNLCGQSFRESGALTRHLKALTPCTEKIRFVQYKEILVSKDGVQKGVEDDHAAVAGQQEVVVVEQQSEGQEMVEAQTAVVSVVEAGSQEVLHQVHFTMEVDGTTQEQQVVVEQSQAEALAAAAAAGDNLICQAIINSGIALETEEAVVEETSQATEEMDKVVSDCPDTDEGVTEIQVKEEFVEMEAEEVSDGGHQTSSRLYTCPHCNRSFKGLNYFRFHVKGHLGYKPFKCTLCHKEFLTGYLLKKHMEVHVSERRYKCGECGKLYKTIGHVREHMRAHSDERPYHCARCNKGYKTKNALQVHQRTHGDEKPYVCQFCLRGFREKGSLVRHIRHHTGEKPFKCPKCRRGFAEHGTLNRHMRAKGGCHKDDSSEQQGALTEEQVSVDSLATAAIISDDPHAVLVEFSSVVADTQEYIIKTQTEEDVQEEEVTLIQDSQNEMGNHIMKVVQRIVSQSHGTGGTGSHQIIVRNVAMNEEGASISDCGDTITIATPESLTEQVAMTLASAISDGTLLATAGTVETADGTVTMVTTEETVEEGIQMVEQQEEYVITSPEETNGEIPSFLDYLK; encoded by the exons ATGAATGTAGAAAATAATCATACGGCAGAAACAGAGAGTGGGCAAACGAAGAACGGCAACGAGACGATCACCATTCAGACTACATTAGGAGATGAAG ATGAAGATGTGCACAAGTGCGGACGCTGTCAGACCGAGTTTTCCACGCTTGAGGCTTTCATCCAGCACAAGCTGCACCAGAACTGCAAACGCGTGGAGGCAAGGGAGGCGAGCAGCCAGGATGCCAGTCAAAAG gtTACTGAAACCAATGGAAGTTTTTCGTCAGAGGTGAAAACAGCTGAAGGTGCATCCTCAGATGAACCAGTAAAGACCTCTAATG aTGAAAACAGCAGTCTACTGGGTCGAGGTCGCAGGAAGAAAATCGTTTCACTTAAAGTCACTGACCATTCAGATGGGACTGAAGGATCCATATCTGACAATGCTGACAGTGACAAGCATGCTTACAAAGTCAACCAAGAGGGACGCTACATTTGCCAACTTTgtgaaaagacatttaaaacg accaacatcTTGAGAACTCACATGAAAACTCACAGTGACCAGAAGAACTTCTCATGTGACTTATGCGGGACTTCCTTCCGCACAAAAGGCTCCTTGATTCGTCACAATCGTCGTCACACTG ATGAGCGGCCGTATCGCTGTAACCTATGTGGCCAGTCCTTCAGAGAGTCTGGTGCCTTAACAAGACACCTTAAGGCCCTCACGCCGTGCACAGAAAAGATCCGCTTTGTTCAGTACAAAGAGATCTTGGTCAGCAAAGATGGAGTACAAAAAG GAGTCGAAGATGATCACGCTGCAGTGGCTGGCCAGCAGGAGGTTGTGGTTGTGGAGCAACAGTCAGAGGGACAGGAGATGGTAGAGGCTCAGACTGCTGTCGTCAGTGTGGTAGAGGCTGGTTCCCAAGAGGTCCTCCATCAGGTCCACTTCACAATGGAGGTGGATGGAACAACGCAGGAGCAACAG GTCGTGGTAGAACAGTCTCAGGCCGAAGccctggctgctgctgctgcagcaggcgACAATCTCATCTGCCAGGCCATCATCAACTCTGGCATTGCACTGGAGACAGAGGAAGCCGTGGTTGAGGAGACCTCACAGGCAACCGAGGAGATGGATAAAGTGGTTTCTGACTGTCCGGATACTGATGAGGGTGTTACCGAGATCCAGGTTAAAGAAGAGTTTGTGGAGATGGAGGCAGAG GAAGTCAGTGACGGAGGTCATCAGACATCCTCAAGACTGTACACATGTCCACACTGTAATCGCTCCTTCAAGGGACTGAATTACTTCCGCTTCCATGTCAAGGGCCATTTGG GTTACAAGCCCTTTAAGTGCACACTATGCCACAAGGAGTTTCTGACTGGTTACCTGCTGAAGAAACACATGGAAGTCCATGTCAGTGAGAGGAGGTATAAGTGTGGTGAGTGTGGCAAGCTGTACAAAACCATCGGGCATGTACGTGAGCACATGAGGGCCCACTCGGATGAGAGACCCTACCACTGTGCCAGATGCAACAAGGGGTACAAGACCAAG AATGCCTTGCAGGTGCACCAGCGGACCCATGGTGATGAGAAACCTTACGTGTGTCAGTTCTGCTTGAGAGGCTTCAGGGAGAAAGGTTCCCTGGTGCGACACATCCGCCATCACACCGGAGAGAAGCCTTTCAAGTGCCCAAAGTGCAGGCGAGGCTTTGCTGAGCACGGGACTCTCAATCGGCATATGCGTGCTAAAG GAGGCTGCCATAAGGACGATTCCAGCGAGCAGCAGGGTGCGTTAACAGAGGAGCAGGTGTCTGTGGACAGCCTCGCTACAGCAGCCATCATCTCAGACGATCCTCACGCTGTCCTGGTGGAATTCTCCTCAGTGGTGGCAGACACACAGGAGTACATCATCAAG ACTCAAACAGAGGAGGACGTGCAGGAAGAAGAGGTTACACTCATTCAAGACAGCCAAAACGAG ATGGGAAACCACATCATGAAAGTGGTGCAACGGATTGTCAGCCAGTCGCATGGCACCGGCGGCACAGGCAGCCACCAGATCATTGTGCGCAATGTGGCGATGAACGAGGAGGGCGCGTCCATCTCCGACTGTGGTGACACCATCACCATCGCTACGCCCGAAAGTCTGACGGAGCAGGTGGCCATGACGCTGGCCTCCGCCATCAGTGACGGCACGCTGCTGGCCACGGCAGGCACCGTGGAGACGGCAGACGGAACAGTTACTATGGTTACCACAGAAGAAACGGTGGAAGAGGGAATACAGATGGTGGAGCAGCAAGAGGAATATGTTATCACCTCCCCAGAGGAG ACAAACGGTGAAATTCCTTCTTTCTTGGACTACCTAAAATAG